In the Candidatus Micrarchaeia archaeon genome, TCAAAATCGGGTGCGGGCACTCATTCATCATATTCCTCAGAGACGGGTATCCAGTGAACGTGCTGAACAGGGTGAAACAGGTTGCTGAGGTTGTTAATATATTCGCGGCTTCGGCGAATCCCATAAAGGTAATTATTGCTGAGGAGAAGGACGGGCGCGGCGTGCTCGGAGTGATAGACGGGCAGGTTCCTCTGGGCGTGGAGAAGGAGGAGGACAGGGAATGGAGGCACGAGCTGCTCAGGAAAATCGGGTACAAGCGATGAACATCGCCGAATGACCGT is a window encoding:
- a CDS encoding adenosine-specific kinase, whose protein sequence is MELKIVEVEIPSNANVIFGQAHFIKTVEDLYEALAESSPSLKFGFAFCEASGKRLVRSDGNDKELILHAEKEALKIGCGHSFIIFLRDGYPVNVLNRVKQVAEVVNIFAASANPIKVIIAEEKDGRGVLGVIDGQVPLGVEKEEDREWRHELLRKIGYKR